The segment TTCTTCTGCTGGATGACCTCTTCCTCCACATAGATGGGCGAGCCCGCGCGCAGGGCCACGGCCACGGCGTCGCTGGGCCGGGAGTCCACGGGCAGCTCCCGCTTGCCGTCGGTGACATACAGGAGGGCATAGTACGTGTTGTCCATGATCTGGGTGACCACCACCCGTGTGACCTTCACCATGAGGGAGTCCATGACGTTGAGGACGAGGTCGTGCGTCAGAGGACGCGGGGTGGCCACTTTCCCCAGGGCCAGGGCGATGCTGTCCGCTTCGGGCTTCCCTATCCATATGGGCAGAGTCTGGTTCTGGTCGTTGGATTTCAACAGCAGGATGTACATGTTGCTCCGCGGGTCGAAAAGCAAGCCCTCGACGTTCATTTTAATAAGCATCACTCATACCCCATTTCGGCTAAGAAGGATTTCTTGGTGCGCCACTGTTTCTTGACCTTGACGAACAGCTCCAGAAACACATGCGCATCAAGAAGGTCCTCAATCTCGGCCCTGGCGCTGGTCCCGATGCGCTTCAGCCGCTCGCCCCGTTTCCCTATTATAATACCCTTTTGCCCGTCTTTTTCAACAAAAATGTTCGCGCCGATGTGGACCCCGCCTGCCGCCTCGCTCCACTGGCTCACCTCCACCGCCACCGAGTGGGGCACTTCCTCCTGGGTAATCTCCATGACCTTCTCGCGAATTATCTCGGCCACCATGAAGCGCTCCAGCCTGTCGGTGACGAGGTCGTCGGGGTAATACCTGGGTCCGGCGGGAAGCGCCTCCACCACGGCGCGGAGGACATCATCGATGCCCTCGCCCGTGAGGGCGCTTATGGGAAGGATGTGGGGGAAGTCGTAAAGCCTCCGGTACTGGTCGATGACCGGGAGGAGCTTGGGCTTTTTCACCGTGTCCACCTTGTTGATCAGAAGAAGAACGGGCTTTCTCTCCCTGGCGAGCTCCCTGAGGACGGCCTCCTCGGCCCGGGCGGGCGGGCGGGGCTCGACCATGAAGAGCACGACGTCCACGTCCTTTATCGCCTGGCGGGCCTCCCGCACCATGTACCCCCCCAGGGGGTGCGCAGGGACATGGAGGCCGGGCGTGTCCACAAAGACGATCTGGGCGTGGGGAAGGCTCTTTACGCCGATAATCCGGTTGCGGGTGGTCTGGGGCTTGGGGGTGACGATGGAGACCTTCTGCCCCAGGACGGTGTTCAGGAAGGTGGACTTCCCCACGTTGGGCCTGCCGCTTATGGAGACGTAGCCCGAACGGAAGGCCTCGGGGGCCTTTTCGCCCGAAGGCCCCTCACGGGGTTTCGTGTTTTCTTCTCTACCCATGGCGTTGACCGGCTCTCCGGGTGTGCACGCCCTCACGGACGCATCTTTCATGGTACGGGGAAAGCGCTGCGGGCGTCAAGGCCGAGCACCGGAGCGCCCCCTTTCCCCTCCGCCAGTGCGCCTATACAAAGCAGGGCAACGCGGGCGCCCCCCCGGGATGCAACCCCTCTATTATCGCTGAAGATTCTGGTATATAATTCCTAGCAGCGAAAACAGATTGCCGGAGGTGCCCCTATGCCCCAGTACGACTACGAGTGCAAGAAATGCGGAAAAAGGTTCACCCTGATACGGAGCGTCAAGGAGCACGAAGCGAAGAAGCGCGTCCGTTGCCCCGAGTGCAAGTCCCAAAGCGTACGGCCCGTTTACGCGGGCTTCACGGCCATAACGTCGAAGAAGTCCTGAGGGCAATTGGCTTCCGATGACTTGCGATGTCCTTCCTGAAGTCCGCGACCGTTTTACCTTGTGATAACTGCAGCTTTCCCTGAAAGAAATAGGTTTGAAAAGTCAATTGCATTCTTCCCGTACTTCTCAGGTTCAACTCTCTTAAAATTATGCAGGTTTCATTCAGCT is part of the Nitrospirota bacterium genome and harbors:
- a CDS encoding bifunctional nuclease family protein translates to MLIKMNVEGLLFDPRSNMYILLLKSNDQNQTLPIWIGKPEADSIALALGKVATPRPLTHDLVLNVMDSLMVKVTRVVVTQIMDNTYYALLYVTDGKRELPVDSRPSDAVAVALRAGSPIYVEEEVIQQKNTDELEDWLKNLKPEDFGNIM
- the era gene encoding GTPase Era, whose product is MGREENTKPREGPSGEKAPEAFRSGYVSISGRPNVGKSTFLNTVLGQKVSIVTPKPQTTRNRIIGVKSLPHAQIVFVDTPGLHVPAHPLGGYMVREARQAIKDVDVVLFMVEPRPPARAEEAVLRELARERKPVLLLINKVDTVKKPKLLPVIDQYRRLYDFPHILPISALTGEGIDDVLRAVVEALPAGPRYYPDDLVTDRLERFMVAEIIREKVMEITQEEVPHSVAVEVSQWSEAAGGVHIGANIFVEKDGQKGIIIGKRGERLKRIGTSARAEIEDLLDAHVFLELFVKVKKQWRTKKSFLAEMGYE
- a CDS encoding zinc ribbon domain-containing protein gives rise to the protein MPQYDYECKKCGKRFTLIRSVKEHEAKKRVRCPECKSQSVRPVYAGFTAITSKKS